The Congregibacter litoralis KT71 genome contains a region encoding:
- the fliQ gene encoding flagellar biosynthesis protein FliQ: MGPETVLAVGQDALWLAVLLAGPLLLSALAVGLLIGIFQAATQIQEMTLSFIPKLLALVVALFVAGPWMIQVVVSFSRRLFLEIPSLLG, encoded by the coding sequence ATGGGACCGGAAACAGTACTTGCGGTAGGACAGGATGCGCTGTGGCTGGCGGTGCTGCTGGCGGGCCCATTGCTGCTATCTGCTCTGGCCGTGGGTTTGCTCATCGGTATTTTCCAGGCGGCGACCCAGATTCAGGAAATGACCCTCAGCTTTATTCCTAAACTGCTGGCCCTGGTGGTCGCGCTTTTTGTGGCGGGCCCCTGGATGATACAGGTGGTGGTGAGCTTCTCCCGGCGGCTCTTTCTAGAGATCCCGTCCCTCCTCGGGTGA
- the fliR gene encoding flagellar biosynthetic protein FliR — MEFTPEELTLLLHTYLWPFLRVSAMFLAAPIFSYSSISVRVRVLLAVLVAALVAPLLPTTPVVEPLSAVGLVLALREVAIGLVMGFVMQLVFAAVVVAGHSVAMSMGLGFAMSVDPQNGVQVPVVSQLNVVLATLLFLAIDGHLILISAVVDSFGLVPVGSAISPEGMFSNVASLGTQLFASALLLALPTLTAILMINVAFGVITRAAPQLNIFAVGFPVTIIAGFVFMLLALPMFISTLQRFLSLGLEQTLLVLG, encoded by the coding sequence ATGGAGTTCACCCCCGAAGAATTAACCCTCTTGCTGCACACCTACCTGTGGCCTTTTTTGCGTGTATCGGCGATGTTTCTTGCGGCGCCCATATTCAGCTATTCCTCCATCAGCGTCCGGGTGCGGGTGCTTCTTGCCGTGCTGGTCGCCGCTCTGGTAGCACCCCTCTTACCCACCACCCCCGTGGTGGAGCCCCTGTCCGCCGTGGGTCTGGTGTTGGCGTTGCGGGAGGTGGCCATCGGTCTGGTCATGGGTTTTGTGATGCAACTGGTGTTTGCTGCCGTGGTGGTGGCGGGGCATAGCGTCGCCATGAGCATGGGCCTGGGTTTCGCCATGTCCGTGGATCCCCAAAACGGTGTGCAGGTGCCCGTGGTCAGTCAGCTCAACGTGGTGCTTGCCACCTTGCTGTTTCTGGCCATCGACGGGCACCTCATTCTCATCAGCGCGGTGGTGGATAGTTTTGGCCTGGTGCCCGTGGGCAGCGCCATCAGCCCCGAGGGCATGTTTTCTAACGTGGCGTCTTTGGGTACGCAGCTTTTTGCCAGCGCACTGCTCCTGGCCCTACCTACGCTGACGGCGATTCTCATGATCAACGTCGCCTTTGGCGTGATCACCCGGGCGGCACCCCAGCTCAACATTTTTGCCGTGGGCTTTCCCGTGACCATCATTGCCGGATTCGTGTTCATGCTTCTGGCGCTTCCCATGTTCATTTCTACGCTTCAGCGTTTTCTCAGCCTCGGGCTCGAGCAGACTCTGCTGGTGCTGGGGTAA
- the flhB gene encoding flagellar biosynthesis protein FlhB gives MAEEQTGQERTEPPTERRKEEARKKGQVPRSRELNTMLSLLITGVGLWVLGGSLVDDLFAITISGFSVDRAAAFDAEQLPVRFMHMASATLLALAPLFAVTVVAALAGPLLMGGWSFSVQAMAFKLEKLDPVKGLGRVFSLKGLAELAKALIKFLLLMAVAYLMIMAFERDILTLSALTPGEASSRVVSMLVIALIVLSSAMVLIVMFDVPFELWNFNKQLRMTRQEVRDEMKETDGRPEVKQRIRNLQREVSQRRMMQDVPTADVVITNPTHVSIALSYADGAGAPRVVAKGRDLLALQIRTIATEHDVPLYEAPPLARALYASTEVGDEIPGDLYLAVARVLAYLFQLRRSRPTDYVPRPTDLDVPENYQHLMDEEPGDGDD, from the coding sequence GTGGCTGAAGAACAGACAGGTCAGGAACGCACGGAACCGCCAACAGAGCGCCGCAAGGAAGAGGCGCGGAAAAAAGGCCAGGTGCCCCGTTCCCGGGAGCTCAACACCATGCTCTCCCTGCTCATCACGGGTGTGGGTCTCTGGGTGCTCGGGGGCAGTCTGGTGGATGACCTTTTTGCGATTACAATCTCGGGTTTTAGCGTCGATCGCGCGGCGGCCTTTGATGCGGAGCAGCTCCCCGTGCGGTTCATGCACATGGCTTCGGCGACGCTTCTGGCCCTCGCTCCGCTGTTTGCGGTTACCGTGGTGGCGGCCCTTGCCGGGCCTCTGCTTATGGGCGGCTGGTCCTTCAGTGTTCAGGCCATGGCCTTCAAGCTTGAGAAACTCGATCCCGTAAAAGGATTGGGCAGAGTGTTTTCCCTCAAGGGTCTCGCTGAGCTCGCCAAGGCGCTCATCAAGTTTCTCCTGCTCATGGCCGTTGCTTATCTCATGATCATGGCCTTTGAGCGGGACATCCTGACGCTCAGCGCCCTGACGCCCGGCGAGGCAAGCAGCCGGGTTGTGAGCATGCTGGTGATCGCGCTGATCGTTCTGAGTTCGGCGATGGTCCTCATCGTGATGTTTGATGTGCCCTTTGAGCTCTGGAACTTCAACAAACAGCTGCGCATGACCCGGCAGGAAGTGCGCGACGAAATGAAAGAGACCGATGGTCGCCCGGAGGTCAAGCAGCGCATTCGAAATCTCCAGCGCGAGGTCTCCCAGCGGCGCATGATGCAGGATGTGCCCACAGCGGATGTCGTCATCACGAACCCGACCCACGTCTCCATAGCCCTGTCCTATGCGGACGGCGCCGGCGCTCCTCGGGTTGTGGCGAAGGGGCGGGATTTACTGGCTTTGCAGATCCGCACCATTGCGACGGAACACGACGTGCCCCTCTACGAAGCACCGCCCCTGGCGAGAGCTCTCTATGCCAGCACCGAGGTGGGCGACGAAATCCCCGGCGATCTGTATCTCGCCGTGGCCCGGGTCCTGGCCTACCTGTTTCAGTTGCGTCGCTCGCGTCCGACGGACTACGTGCCCCGGCCCACGGATCTGGATGTGCCGGAAAACTACCAACATCTGATGGATGAGGAGCCAGGCGATGGCGACGACTAA
- the flhA gene encoding flagellar biosynthesis protein FlhA, whose translation MATTKALPGANAGPMAFLTGIGTPLVMMLLLSMIVLPLPPVILDVLFTFNIALAIIVLLAAVYAGRPLEFAVFPTVLLISTLLRLGLNVASTRVVLLEGHTGTAAAGSVIESFGEFVVGGSYAVGLVLFTILVVINFVVVTKGAGRISEVTARFTLDAMPGKQMAIDADLNAGLITQDDALRRREEVGREADFYGAMDGASKFVRGDAVAGILILFINILGGFAIGTLQHDLSASQAAENYVLLTIGDGLVAQIPSMLLSTAAAIIVTRMSGTADMGAEVVSQLTDNPRILFVAATIVGIIGLVPGMPNTVFLGIAVVLAVVGYLRAQPTPELAEPEVVEAPKPTEAKELSWDDVAQVDEIGLEVGYRLISLVDRNQGGDLLSRIKGVRKKLSQELGFLVHSVHIRDNLDLSPNNYRISLHDVIAGEGEVFPGRELAINPGQVFGELEGVATKDPTFGLDAVWIDASQRDEAQTMGYTVVDSSTVIATHLSQILKNQAHELIGQDGVQQLLDKLAKSSPKLVESLVPGLMSLSEVTRVVHNLLEEGIPVRDMRTIAEALADNGGKGHDSDALTAKVRVALGPAIFQTVNGTSREMPVMVLDSQLEQILLSSVQGSPGGLEPSLMDAVIQQVIQASGKLEADGHNPVLLVASNIRLFLSRLLKGRMSNFYILAYEEIPPSKSIRVVATVGSNPGGDANRGADNVAGAATAAA comes from the coding sequence ATGGCGACGACTAAGGCTTTGCCCGGCGCGAATGCCGGCCCCATGGCGTTTTTGACGGGAATCGGTACGCCCCTGGTCATGATGCTCCTGCTGTCGATGATCGTGCTGCCCCTGCCGCCGGTGATCCTCGACGTGCTCTTCACCTTCAATATAGCCCTGGCAATCATCGTTTTGCTGGCTGCCGTCTACGCCGGGCGGCCCCTGGAATTTGCGGTGTTTCCCACGGTATTGCTCATTTCCACGCTCCTGCGATTGGGTCTGAATGTGGCGTCAACGCGGGTGGTGCTGCTGGAGGGCCATACGGGTACGGCCGCTGCGGGCAGCGTGATCGAGTCCTTTGGTGAATTTGTGGTGGGCGGCAGCTATGCCGTCGGTCTTGTGCTTTTTACGATCCTCGTGGTGATCAACTTTGTGGTGGTCACCAAAGGTGCGGGGCGTATCTCTGAGGTCACTGCGCGCTTTACCCTGGATGCCATGCCCGGCAAGCAGATGGCTATTGATGCCGATCTGAATGCGGGACTGATCACCCAGGATGACGCCCTGCGACGTCGGGAAGAGGTGGGCCGGGAAGCGGACTTTTACGGCGCCATGGACGGTGCGAGCAAGTTCGTTCGCGGTGATGCCGTCGCCGGTATTCTGATTCTGTTTATCAATATTCTCGGTGGTTTCGCCATCGGCACACTCCAGCATGATCTCAGCGCCAGCCAGGCGGCGGAGAACTATGTGCTCCTTACCATCGGTGATGGGCTCGTGGCGCAGATCCCTTCCATGCTGCTGTCTACGGCCGCGGCGATTATTGTGACGCGCATGTCCGGCACCGCCGATATGGGCGCCGAGGTGGTGTCGCAGCTCACGGATAATCCCAGGATTCTCTTTGTGGCGGCCACGATCGTCGGCATCATCGGCTTGGTTCCCGGTATGCCAAATACGGTGTTTCTGGGCATTGCCGTGGTGCTCGCTGTGGTGGGATATCTGCGGGCCCAACCCACCCCGGAGCTTGCGGAGCCCGAGGTTGTGGAAGCGCCCAAGCCGACCGAGGCCAAGGAACTGAGCTGGGATGACGTGGCTCAGGTGGATGAGATAGGCCTGGAGGTCGGTTATCGATTGATCTCTCTTGTGGATCGCAATCAGGGCGGGGATTTGCTCAGTCGTATCAAGGGTGTGCGCAAGAAGCTCTCCCAGGAGCTGGGTTTTCTCGTTCACTCGGTGCACATCCGTGACAACCTCGATCTGTCCCCTAATAACTATCGCATCAGTCTTCACGACGTGATTGCCGGTGAAGGTGAGGTGTTTCCCGGCAGGGAGCTGGCCATCAACCCCGGACAGGTGTTTGGTGAGTTGGAAGGCGTTGCCACCAAGGACCCGACCTTCGGGCTGGATGCGGTGTGGATTGATGCGTCCCAGCGGGATGAAGCCCAGACCATGGGCTATACGGTGGTGGACAGCAGCACCGTGATTGCGACGCACCTCAGTCAGATTCTCAAGAACCAGGCCCACGAACTCATCGGGCAGGACGGGGTGCAGCAGTTGCTGGACAAACTGGCGAAGAGTTCACCGAAGCTGGTGGAGAGTCTCGTGCCCGGCTTGATGTCCCTGTCCGAGGTGACGCGGGTGGTTCACAACCTCCTCGAAGAGGGTATCCCCGTTCGGGATATGCGCACCATCGCCGAGGCCCTCGCCGATAACGGGGGCAAGGGTCATGATTCTGACGCTCTCACCGCCAAAGTTCGGGTCGCTCTCGGCCCCGCCATCTTCCAGACCGTCAACGGTACGTCGCGGGAAATGCCCGTAATGGTGCTCGACTCGCAGTTGGAACAGATATTGCTTTCCTCCGTACAGGGAAGTCCCGGTGGTTTGGAGCCCTCGTTGATGGATGCGGTTATTCAGCAGGTGATTCAGGCCTCGGGCAAGCTTGAGGCGGATGGCCACAATCCGGTGCTGCTGGTTGCCAGTAATATCCGGCTGTTTTTGTCCCGGCTTCTCAAGGGGCGGATGAGTAACTTTTACATCTTGGCCTACGAGGAGATACCGCCGAGTAAATCGATACGTGTCGTAGCGACGGTGGGCAGTAACCCCGGGGGTGATGCCAACAGGGGCGCGGACAATGTCGCGGGGGCTGCAACCGCAGCGGCCTGA
- the flhF gene encoding flagellar biosynthesis protein FlhF, with protein MRIEKYTAKDSRSAMAQVRAELGADALILANRRVAGLIEITAAVDVEQAVNGATPRASKRPAREREAVSTPTNEIQLKALERELQRLRGILDKELGTRSWQEAANTRAPQSVLRQRLLRMGLSRKLAGALLDHHASGKRVEAGWRQVLAALAERLQASDLEQLPGNITAVYGGTGVGKTSTVARLAGRDIQRLGPEMVGLITLDNYRIGAQEQLASFADALGIPLFSASDRHTLSLALRKMQGRRIYIDTAGMSQHDARLQGQYALIRELRKPVRHLMVLAASAQPSQCRALAANFAPHTLSGAIISKVDEAQSLGGVLDVLISSQLPVLGYSDGQRIPEDLRRTDGMDLVRRAVQLTELGNSPTAGQSLRAAV; from the coding sequence ATGAGAATTGAAAAGTACACTGCAAAAGATAGCCGTAGCGCCATGGCGCAGGTTCGCGCAGAGCTGGGTGCCGATGCCCTGATTCTCGCGAATCGCCGCGTCGCCGGGCTGATCGAAATTACTGCTGCCGTGGATGTGGAGCAGGCGGTAAACGGGGCGACTCCCCGGGCTTCTAAGCGCCCCGCCAGGGAGCGCGAGGCCGTCTCAACACCAACCAACGAAATTCAGCTCAAAGCCCTGGAGCGAGAGCTTCAGCGTCTGCGCGGCATCCTCGACAAGGAGTTGGGGACACGCAGCTGGCAGGAAGCGGCTAACACCCGCGCGCCTCAATCGGTGCTCCGCCAGCGTCTGCTGCGCATGGGCCTGTCGCGAAAACTCGCGGGGGCGCTTCTTGATCACCACGCCAGTGGGAAGCGCGTGGAGGCCGGATGGCGGCAGGTGCTGGCCGCCCTCGCGGAGCGCTTACAGGCCTCAGACCTGGAGCAGTTGCCCGGCAACATCACCGCCGTTTACGGTGGCACCGGCGTGGGTAAAACCAGCACCGTGGCGCGGCTCGCAGGGCGGGATATTCAGCGTCTGGGTCCGGAGATGGTTGGTTTGATTACCCTGGACAATTACCGCATAGGTGCCCAGGAGCAGTTGGCGAGCTTTGCAGATGCTCTGGGGATACCGCTATTTTCCGCCAGCGACCGCCATACGCTCTCCCTCGCCCTGCGCAAAATGCAGGGCCGACGGATTTACATCGATACGGCAGGCATGAGCCAGCATGACGCGAGGCTTCAGGGGCAATATGCGCTTATTCGCGAACTCCGCAAGCCCGTGCGGCATCTCATGGTTCTCGCGGCCTCGGCGCAGCCATCTCAGTGTCGGGCGCTGGCTGCGAACTTTGCGCCCCACACCCTCAGCGGTGCTATCATTTCCAAAGTCGATGAAGCTCAGAGTCTGGGCGGCGTGTTAGACGTTTTGATCAGCTCGCAGCTGCCCGTATTGGGATACAGTGACGGGCAACGGATACCAGAAGATCTCCGTCGGACCGATGGTATGGATCTGGTGCGCCGCGCGGTGCAGCTGACGGAGTTGGGAAACAGCCCAACGGCCGGGCAATCATTGCGGGCGGCGGTTTAA
- a CDS encoding MinD/ParA family protein, whose protein sequence is MTVSAAPVNVIAVTSGKGGVGKTNVAVNLAVSLAESGQDVLLFDADLGLANVDIALGLKPQYDIQHVISGERSLEEILIPGPAGIRVIPASSGVARMAALSPTEQAGLVRAFSELAVPVDTLIVDTGAGIDKTVLTFTAACQELIVVICDEPTSLTDGYALVKVLNQHCNLKRFQVLANMVDNDLQGRQLFEKLCKVTDRFLDVHLGYLGAIPRDEYLRRAVRAQKPVVTEYPRSDSAKALRAISDRVMALPRSQAEGGLGFFVERLIEYRSGSV, encoded by the coding sequence GTGACGGTCAGCGCAGCCCCGGTCAATGTCATAGCGGTTACCAGCGGTAAGGGCGGCGTTGGCAAAACCAACGTAGCCGTCAACCTGGCAGTGAGCCTGGCTGAGAGCGGCCAGGATGTGTTGCTCTTTGATGCAGATCTTGGTCTGGCCAATGTCGACATCGCTCTCGGTCTCAAGCCCCAATACGATATCCAGCACGTGATTTCCGGGGAGCGCAGCCTCGAAGAGATCCTCATACCGGGTCCCGCCGGCATTCGGGTGATACCGGCGTCTTCCGGTGTTGCCCGTATGGCGGCATTGTCGCCCACGGAGCAGGCAGGTCTTGTCCGGGCGTTCAGTGAGCTGGCGGTGCCCGTGGATACGCTGATTGTGGACACCGGGGCGGGCATCGACAAAACGGTGTTGACCTTCACTGCCGCCTGTCAGGAACTGATTGTGGTGATATGTGACGAGCCAACGTCGCTCACGGACGGTTATGCGCTGGTCAAGGTGCTGAACCAGCACTGCAACCTCAAGCGTTTTCAAGTGCTTGCCAACATGGTGGATAACGATCTTCAGGGTCGTCAGCTTTTTGAAAAGCTGTGCAAGGTGACGGATCGGTTTCTCGATGTGCACCTCGGTTACCTGGGCGCGATTCCCCGGGATGAGTATCTCCGTCGCGCGGTGCGCGCCCAGAAACCGGTGGTCACGGAGTATCCTCGCAGCGATTCCGCGAAGGCCCTGCGCGCGATCAGCGATCGAGTGATGGCACTGCCGCGCTCCCAGGCCGAAGGCGGTCTGGGTTTCTTTGTTGAGCGTCTCATCGAATATCGCAGCGGTAGCGTCTGA
- a CDS encoding RNA polymerase sigma factor FliA, whose translation MSRVSAYAEPVASSADALVREFLPLVKKIGLRLAAKLPAEIEVDDLMQVGLIGLLRARESYDASQGASFATYAGIRIKGAMLDEIRAHDWLPRSVQTQLRQVSVAIERADARLGHPAQDADIAAELDMPLAEYQQLSGQLACARMTHIEDSAEAENAVLNTVNPFDEVGEEGFREALAESVAQLPEKERLMMSLYYAEDLNLKEIGAVLGVSESRVSQLHGQALARLRVTLAHWRA comes from the coding sequence ATGAGCCGGGTGTCGGCCTATGCAGAGCCTGTGGCGTCCAGCGCCGATGCGCTGGTGCGCGAATTTCTCCCCCTGGTAAAAAAGATCGGTCTGCGCCTTGCGGCCAAACTCCCTGCGGAAATCGAAGTGGATGACCTGATGCAGGTGGGCCTCATTGGTCTCCTCCGTGCACGGGAAAGTTACGATGCCTCGCAGGGCGCCAGCTTCGCGACCTACGCCGGTATCCGTATCAAAGGCGCGATGCTCGATGAGATTCGCGCCCATGACTGGTTGCCCCGCTCGGTGCAGACCCAGTTGAGGCAGGTGTCAGTCGCTATTGAACGCGCCGACGCGCGTCTTGGACATCCCGCGCAGGATGCGGATATCGCCGCTGAACTTGATATGCCCCTGGCGGAGTACCAGCAGCTTTCGGGACAGCTCGCCTGCGCTCGAATGACCCATATTGAGGATAGCGCGGAGGCCGAGAATGCGGTATTGAATACCGTGAATCCCTTTGACGAAGTAGGGGAGGAGGGTTTTCGTGAGGCTCTGGCGGAGTCCGTAGCCCAGCTTCCGGAGAAAGAGCGACTGATGATGTCGTTGTACTACGCCGAGGATCTCAATTTGAAGGAAATAGGAGCAGTACTGGGCGTGTCGGAATCGCGGGTATCCCAATTGCACGGGCAGGCGCTGGCGCGTCTGCGCGTTACCCTCGCACACTGGCGCGCCTAG
- a CDS encoding flagellar motor protein yields the protein MAKKPAKSAKAKKKGGSTGVSFDFLTLLGVTLAVGAILGGNWLEGGHISALLQLTAFVIVIGGTFGAVLIQTPLRDFRGALGRLRWVLLPPAFDREAVLGKTIEWSRIARRDGLLALEERVGKEPDNLTQKGLQLLVDGLEPEAIRTVMDVEIDNALAKDARAAKVYEAMGGYSPTIGIIGAVLGLIDVMNNLSDPTQLGAGIAVAFVATIYGVGFANLLYLPIANKLRAVSGDQMQYHEMVVDGIAMIADGDNPQTIQNKLEGYLD from the coding sequence GTGGCAAAAAAACCGGCAAAGTCGGCAAAGGCCAAAAAGAAAGGCGGATCCACGGGCGTCAGCTTTGATTTTCTGACGCTGCTCGGGGTCACGCTTGCCGTGGGCGCGATCCTCGGGGGGAACTGGCTCGAGGGCGGGCATATTTCTGCCCTCCTGCAACTCACCGCCTTCGTCATTGTTATCGGTGGCACCTTTGGTGCGGTCTTGATTCAGACGCCTCTGAGAGATTTCCGTGGGGCCCTGGGCCGTTTGCGATGGGTCCTCCTCCCCCCGGCCTTTGATCGTGAAGCGGTGCTAGGGAAAACCATCGAGTGGAGCCGTATCGCCCGTCGTGACGGTTTGCTCGCCCTGGAGGAACGGGTGGGCAAGGAGCCGGACAACCTCACCCAGAAGGGCCTGCAGCTTTTGGTGGACGGACTGGAGCCCGAGGCAATCCGCACGGTAATGGACGTAGAGATCGACAACGCCCTGGCAAAAGACGCCCGGGCCGCCAAGGTCTATGAAGCCATGGGAGGCTATTCGCCGACCATCGGTATTATCGGCGCGGTGCTGGGTCTCATCGATGTCATGAACAATCTCTCAGACCCGACGCAACTGGGCGCAGGTATTGCCGTCGCCTTTGTGGCAACGATTTATGGCGTGGGCTTCGCAAACCTGCTGTACCTGCCCATTGCCAACAAGTTAAGGGCGGTATCCGGCGATCAGATGCAGTACCACGAGATGGTGGTCGATGGGATAGCGATGATTGCCGATGGCGATAACCCCCAGACTATTCAGAACAAGCTCGAAGGCTACCTCGACTAG
- a CDS encoding flagellar motor protein MotB, whose protein sequence is MARRKPPESVDNHERWLVSYADFITLLFAFFVVMYSTSAVNVGNFRVLSDSIVRAFGLPGVSYDPSRPDGDGTQSSRIGLPQLDAERDAVRVPLQAAANSASTNPNAALGDIQAEEEIAGVETALQSAVGDLVAPDRLAITGNDKWLEIKIPARMLFPSGSRSLLASSIPMLQRLAETLGGLPNEVVVQGHTDNQPIRNGQFPSNWELSTARAAAVARVFEDEGIDPSRLSAVGFGPNRPITDNLTEESRAENRRVVILVRSALLSQVVGDG, encoded by the coding sequence ATGGCGCGACGCAAGCCTCCCGAGAGTGTCGACAACCACGAGCGGTGGCTGGTGTCCTATGCGGACTTCATAACGCTGCTCTTTGCATTTTTTGTGGTGATGTATTCCACCTCGGCGGTCAACGTGGGTAACTTCCGGGTGCTTTCCGATTCCATCGTGCGGGCCTTTGGCCTCCCGGGCGTGTCCTACGACCCGAGCCGGCCCGATGGGGACGGTACCCAGTCCTCGCGTATCGGACTTCCCCAGCTGGATGCCGAGCGGGATGCGGTGAGGGTGCCTCTTCAGGCCGCTGCAAATAGCGCTTCGACCAATCCCAATGCCGCCCTGGGTGATATTCAGGCGGAGGAAGAGATTGCCGGCGTGGAGACCGCACTGCAAAGTGCCGTGGGGGATTTAGTTGCGCCAGACAGGCTGGCGATAACGGGTAACGATAAATGGCTGGAGATAAAGATACCGGCGCGGATGCTTTTTCCCTCGGGGTCCCGATCTTTGCTCGCCAGCTCTATCCCCATGCTCCAGCGCCTGGCGGAGACCCTGGGTGGCCTGCCCAACGAAGTTGTGGTGCAGGGACACACGGACAACCAGCCTATTCGCAACGGGCAGTTTCCCTCGAACTGGGAGTTGTCTACGGCGCGGGCCGCCGCTGTTGCCCGGGTGTTCGAAGATGAGGGCATAGACCCCTCACGCTTGAGCGCCGTGGGTTTCGGGCCCAATCGGCCCATCACCGATAACCTCACGGAGGAGAGCCGCGCAGAAAATCGGCGCGTGGTGATTCTTGTCCGAAGTGCGCTCCTGAGCCAGGTGGTGGGCGATGGTTGA
- a CDS encoding PilZ domain-containing protein: MSEPQAKIMERRKYYRINDVVLLRYEVMPEPPEGQQPSEDTGGLEISTGSLLAELDRELNKSVNAVWRESPMVAQALGLLNRKISVIAAQALDYEEEGVHSYDSSMVNLSGCGIAFEGRQSLEPGTRLQLSIILKPSQVTLSIAGTVVSSEERLDSAALPFWIRVDFDDDLQAQEQLIQHVVQKQGALLSDSPGQESGD, encoded by the coding sequence ATGAGCGAACCACAAGCCAAGATCATGGAACGACGAAAGTACTACCGCATCAACGATGTGGTGCTGCTGCGCTATGAGGTCATGCCGGAACCTCCCGAAGGGCAGCAGCCCAGCGAAGACACGGGGGGCCTTGAGATTAGCACCGGCTCTCTTTTGGCCGAGCTGGACCGCGAGCTGAATAAAAGCGTGAATGCCGTCTGGCGTGAGAGCCCCATGGTCGCCCAGGCCCTCGGCCTGCTTAACCGCAAAATCTCGGTCATTGCGGCCCAGGCGCTGGACTATGAGGAAGAGGGCGTCCACTCCTACGACAGCAGCATGGTGAATCTCAGCGGCTGCGGCATCGCCTTTGAGGGACGCCAGTCCCTGGAGCCGGGCACGCGCCTTCAACTGAGCATTATTCTGAAGCCTTCCCAGGTAACGCTTTCCATTGCGGGAACCGTGGTCAGCTCCGAGGAGCGCCTTGACTCCGCTGCCCTGCCCTTCTGGATCCGCGTCGATTTTGATGACGATCTTCAGGCTCAGGAGCAGCTGATCCAGCACGTGGTGCAAAAACAGGGAGCCTTACTCTCGGACAGCCCCGGCCAGGAAAGCGGCGACTAA
- a CDS encoding flagellar motor protein MotB → MSDDDGPAGSPAWMATFADLMSLLMCFFVLLLSFAEMDVQKFKQIAGSMKVAFGVQNEFELEDIPKGTSVVATEFSPGETSDTIVDTIQQVTDQTTDPSLRVGEGELEDSEAEELLQQKITALLAETEADADKLKDMLEDEVQTGKVDVESDGRTITVRIREQGSFPSGSATLNTDFVPVMARIREALTEIPGTISIEGHTDSTPLRGGRYESNWGLSSSRALSVTHELLREGLLKDDRMMVVGFADTRPFTFNDTVEGRASNRRVEIVIRQGIEDAEESELKSIRDINPDALDILGIE, encoded by the coding sequence ATGTCTGACGACGACGGCCCCGCAGGATCGCCCGCATGGATGGCCACCTTTGCCGACCTTATGTCCCTGCTCATGTGTTTCTTCGTGCTGCTTCTATCCTTTGCCGAGATGGATGTGCAAAAGTTCAAGCAGATCGCAGGCTCCATGAAAGTGGCCTTCGGCGTGCAGAACGAATTCGAACTTGAAGATATCCCCAAGGGAACGAGCGTCGTCGCCACAGAATTCAGCCCCGGCGAAACCAGTGACACTATCGTGGATACCATTCAGCAAGTCACGGACCAGACCACGGACCCATCCCTTCGCGTTGGCGAGGGTGAGCTGGAAGACAGCGAAGCCGAGGAACTACTCCAGCAGAAGATCACCGCCCTCCTTGCCGAGACCGAGGCCGACGCAGACAAGCTCAAGGACATGCTGGAAGACGAGGTTCAGACCGGCAAGGTGGATGTCGAATCCGATGGCCGCACCATTACCGTCCGGATCCGGGAGCAAGGCTCCTTTCCCTCAGGGTCCGCAACGCTCAATACGGATTTTGTCCCCGTGATGGCGCGTATTCGCGAGGCCCTCACGGAAATACCGGGCACCATATCCATCGAGGGACACACGGACAGCACGCCACTGCGCGGCGGGCGTTATGAGTCCAACTGGGGGCTTTCTTCCAGCCGGGCGCTGTCCGTAACCCATGAACTCCTTCGCGAGGGCTTGCTCAAGGATGATCGCATGATGGTTGTGGGCTTTGCCGACACCCGCCCTTTTACCTTTAACGACACGGTGGAGGGACGCGCCTCCAATCGCCGCGTGGAAATCGTTATTCGCCAGGGTATCGAAGACGCCGAAGAATCCGAACTCAAAAGTATTCGCGATATCAATCCAGACGCCCTGGACATTCTGGGAATCGAATAA